The following are encoded in a window of Labrus bergylta chromosome 16, fLabBer1.1, whole genome shotgun sequence genomic DNA:
- the LOC110002309 gene encoding GTPase IMAP family member 7-like yields MSSSESAASQQACEAPPFSSEPEEALRMVLLGRTGSGRSSSGNTILGRSAFRVDVSPCSVTQLCEKQTGTVDGRSVSVIDTPGFFNTHLPPQEVLSEVGRCVVLSSPGPHVFLVTLRPGRFTSEERDALEWIRATFGPGVTRFTVVLFTWGDHLGGKPIQDFLETSDELSEFVSSCRGGHHVFENSQQDKTTERSQQVTQLLEKIHRMLESNGGGCYSNEMYKDAKTAIRNVQQRILGDLGHKVESPQREGGAKEKQGEETRREEEEARKREEKLFWCELLTALGKGAAEGAGIMGKDKGKGKAVKKAKVVERAAALAASPLSVCSAAKAVGGAVREGSKVLYKHRKTFLH; encoded by the exons ATGTCTTCAAGTGAAAGTGCTGCGTCACAGCAAG CCTGTGAAGCTCCGCCCTTCTCATCCGAGCCTGAAGAAGCCCTGAGGATGGTGCTGTTGGGGAGGACAGGATCAGGAAGGAGCTCCTCAGGTAACACCATCCTGGGCAGGTCCGCCTTCCGGGTGGATGTCTCGCCGTGCTCTGTCACCCAGCTGTGCGAGAAGCAGACTGGGACAGTAGACGGACGGAGCGTCTCTGTGATCGACACTCCGGGGTTCTTCAACACACACCTGCCCCCTCAGGAGGTCCTGTCCGAGGTGGGGCGCTGTGTGGTCCTGTCCTCTCCGGGTCCTCATGTCTTCCTGGTGACGCTGCGGCCCGGTAGGTTCACCTCCGAGGAGAGAGACGCCCTGGAGTGGATCAGAGCGACGTTTGGACCTGGAGTCACCAGGTTCACCGTGGTCCTGTTCACCTGGGGAGACCACCTAGGAGGTAAACCCATCCAGGACTTCCTGGAGACGAGCGATGAGCTGTCAGAGTTTGTCAGCAGCTGCCGGGGGGGTCATCACGTCTTCGAGAACAGCCAGCAGGACAAAACAACCGAGCGCTCACAGCAGGTCACGCAGCTGCTGGAGAAGATACACAGGATGCTGGAGAGCAACGGAGGCGGTTGCTATAGCAACGAGATGTACAAGGACGCCAAGACGGCCATCAGGAATGTGCAACAGAGGATTCTGGGAGATTTAGGACACAAGGTGGAGTCACCACAGAGGGAAGGTGGAGCCAAAGAGAAGcaaggagaggagacgaggagggaggaggaggaggcaagGAAAAGGGAGGAGAAACTTTTCTGGTGCGAGCTGCTGACGGCGCTGGGGAAAGGAGCAGCGGAGGGCGCCGGGATCATGGGGAAGGACAAAGGGAAAGGGAAAGCCGTGAAGAAGGCGAAGGTGGTCGAGAGGGCTGCAGCTCTGGCAGCTTCACCGCTCTCCGTCTGCTCAGCTGCAAAGGCGGTGGGCGGAGCCGTCAGAGAGGGCAGCAAGGTGTTATACAAACACAGGAAAACGTTCCTGCACTGA